A region from the Aegilops tauschii subsp. strangulata cultivar AL8/78 chromosome 5, Aet v6.0, whole genome shotgun sequence genome encodes:
- the LOC120964866 gene encoding uncharacterized protein, with protein sequence MQEDHEMGAFEDADEDRPVMMYDRENPSIEEGVVFPSTVDCRNAVATYSIKAETEFSIMKSDPTRFTVKCSYDRCKWRLHASSMRRSTLFQIKVNQHQHTCPSVNRSQRLRAAKRRWIADASMPWIRQNPSIGLKEIQMKLLEKYGVDVPYGRCYNGKQMALEKIYDKYSDSFQLLYSFKAEVERISPGSLVEIDRHTVEYQIKGKKFRGQLVAACALDGHNWLFPVAYGVLEVESTESSTWVFSNLKKMVGHLEGLVIHTDACKGLETAVDDVIKKHNYHLNQLKSKPKVKEFLEEHHTKIWARAEFNEMCKVDYVNNNLAESFNSRIRKYKSLHIVDLLDKIRQYIMEKFDLRNRIATDHFIGHYIRPAMMMVLMEKTKGLEMSIVRRSPTEAEVTTTDREKREWRYPIDIEKWSCSCRQWQITAFGEEEHWGADNADDHPTANEPAEAEVEDEEEDEEPYVDVLQQQMPPPKETSHEASTQASVVRSSKARETRNGGGGSTHTTH encoded by the exons ATGCAAGAGGATCATGAAATGGGAGCTTTTGAAGATGCGGATGAGGACAGACCTGTCATGATGTATGACAGGGAAAATCCATCTATTGAGGAAGGTGTGGTCTTCCCTTCTACAGTTGATTGCAGAAATGCAGTTGCAACCTACTCAATCAAAGCTGAAACTGAGTTCTCTATTATGAAAAGTGACCCAACTAGGTTTACTGTCAAATGTTCTTATGACAGGTGTAAATGGAGGCTACATGCCTCTTCAATGAGGAGGAGCACACTGTTTCAG ATTAAAGTGAACCAACACCAGCATACTTGTCCTAGTGTCAACAGATCTCAGAGATTGAGAGCTGCAAAAAGAAGGTGGATTGCAGATGCTTCTATGCCCTGGATCAGACAAAATCCATCTATTGGTCTTAAGGAAATTCAGATGAAGTTGTTAGAGAAGTATGGTGTGGATGTGCCATATGGCAGGTGCTACAATGGCAAACAGATGGCACTGGAGAAAATATATGACAAGTACAGTGATAGTTTCCAACTTCTTTACTCTTTCAAAGCTGAAGTGGAGAGGATATCACCAGGCAGTCTTGTAGAAATTGACAGACACACAGTTGAGTATCAGATTAAAGGCAAGAA GTTTAGAGGGCAGCTTGTAGCAGCTTGTGCACTGGATGGACACAACTGGTTGTTTCCAGTTGCTTATGGTGTTCTAGAAGTGGAGTCTACTGAGAGTTCGACATGGGTTTTCTCAAACCTGAAGAAAATGGTAGGTCATCTAGAAGGTTTAGTGATACATACTGATGCTTGCAAGGGATTGGAAACTGCTGTTGATGATGT TATcaagaagcataattatcatctGAACCAGCTCAAAAGCAAACCCAAAGTTAAGGAATTTCTAGAGGAGCACCACACAAAAATTTGGGCAAGAGCAGAGTTCAATGAGATGTGCAAGGTTGACTATGTGAACAACAACCTTGCTGAATCATTCAACTCAAGAATCAGGAAATAcaagagtcttcacatagttgacTTGCTAGACAAGATTAGGCAATACATCATGGAGAAATTTGACTTAAGAAACAGAATTGCCACTGACCATTTCATTGGGCACTACATCAGACCAGCAATGATGATGGTTTtgatggagaagacaaaaggttTGGAGATGAGTATAGTTAGGAGAAGCCCAACAGAGGCTGAGGTGACTACTACTGATAGAGAGAAAAGAGAATGGAGGTACCCTATTGACATAGAGAAGTGGTCTTGCAGTTGTAGGCAGTGGCAGATCACTG CCTTTGGAGAAGAAGAACATTGGGGAGCAGATAATGCAGATGATCATCCAACAGCTAATGAGCCAGCAGAAGCAGAAGTagaagatgaggaggaggatgaagagCCATATGTTGATGTTCTTCAGCAGCAGATGCCACCACCAAAGGAAACCTCACATGAGGCATCTACACAAGCTAGTGTAGTGAG GTCTTCAAAAGCTAGGGAAACACGCAATGGAGGAGGAGGATCAACCCACACCACCCACTGA